A single genomic interval of Candidatus Zixiibacteriota bacterium harbors:
- a CDS encoding FAD-binding protein produces MKSDRVPDTWDHETDVLVVGYGAAGGVSAVTAHDAGASVLILEKMPHPGGISILSGGGVAFARNAEGAFRYLKRTCNGTTPDDVLRVMAEEMVGILDWLKDWAKVSGTEPTQTEVRGHGTYPFPGTCDIDSIKLKDFPAYSEFPWAKGLRGGARLFKVVYDNVKARKIDVWLAAPARELITGADGEVLGVVAERDGRRLKVKARKAVVLACGGYENDDAMKLQYFQAQPVYPVYLGNTGDGIKMAQKAGAALWHMWHFHGGYGFKFPELPFAIRHVWAGPRNEKRKMIWIAVDRSGRRFMDEYPPAPQDTGARPLEFYDPDIQDYPRIPCYLIFDEEGRRLGPIGIPIVNDERYDARWSQDNLAEVEKGWIKKGDSLDEIASRIHVNPGVLRETVERWNRLCRDGEDVDFRRPPGTMMPIATPPYYVIEAWPIVNNTQGGPEHDARQRVLDPMKRPIPRLYVAGEISSIYGHLYLEAGNITECFVAGRIAGTNAARETPWS; encoded by the coding sequence TTGAAAAGCGATCGCGTTCCGGACACCTGGGACCACGAGACCGACGTGCTCGTCGTCGGCTACGGCGCGGCCGGCGGCGTCTCCGCCGTCACCGCGCACGATGCGGGCGCGAGCGTCCTGATCCTCGAGAAGATGCCACACCCCGGCGGCATCTCGATCCTCTCCGGCGGGGGTGTCGCGTTCGCGCGCAACGCCGAGGGAGCCTTCCGCTATCTCAAGCGGACCTGCAACGGCACCACGCCCGACGACGTCCTGCGCGTCATGGCGGAAGAGATGGTCGGGATCCTCGACTGGCTCAAGGACTGGGCGAAGGTCAGCGGCACCGAGCCGACGCAAACCGAGGTCCGGGGACACGGCACCTATCCGTTTCCCGGCACCTGCGACATCGACTCGATCAAGCTCAAGGACTTTCCCGCCTACTCCGAGTTCCCGTGGGCCAAGGGGCTCCGCGGCGGAGCCCGGCTGTTCAAGGTCGTCTACGACAACGTCAAGGCACGCAAGATCGACGTATGGCTCGCCGCGCCGGCTCGAGAGCTGATCACGGGCGCCGACGGTGAGGTCCTGGGAGTCGTTGCCGAGCGCGACGGACGGCGGCTGAAGGTCAAGGCGCGCAAGGCGGTCGTTCTCGCCTGCGGCGGCTACGAGAACGACGACGCCATGAAGCTGCAGTACTTTCAGGCCCAGCCGGTCTACCCCGTCTACCTCGGAAACACCGGCGACGGGATCAAGATGGCGCAAAAGGCCGGCGCCGCTCTGTGGCACATGTGGCACTTCCACGGCGGTTACGGCTTCAAGTTCCCCGAGCTGCCTTTCGCGATACGCCATGTCTGGGCCGGGCCGCGCAACGAGAAACGCAAGATGATCTGGATCGCGGTCGACCGCTCTGGCCGCCGCTTCATGGACGAGTACCCGCCGGCGCCGCAGGATACCGGCGCGCGGCCGCTGGAGTTCTACGATCCCGACATCCAGGACTATCCGCGCATTCCCTGCTACCTGATCTTCGACGAGGAAGGCCGGCGCCTGGGGCCGATCGGCATCCCGATCGTCAACGACGAGCGCTACGACGCGCGCTGGAGCCAGGACAACCTCGCCGAGGTCGAAAAGGGCTGGATCAAGAAAGGCGACTCTCTCGACGAGATCGCCTCCCGGATCCACGTCAACCCCGGGGTCTTGCGCGAAACCGTCGAACGGTGGAACCGGCTCTGTCGCGACGGCGAAGACGTCGACTTTCGCCGCCCGCCCGGAACCATGATGCCGATCGCCACGCCCCCCTACTACGTGATCGAGGCGTGGCCGATCGTCAACAACACCCAGGGCGGGCCCGAGCACGACGCCCGACAGCGCGTGCTCGACCCCATGAAGCGGCCCATCCCGCGGCTCTACGTCGCCGGCGAGATCAGCTCGATTTACGGCCACCTCTACCTCGAGGCCGGGAACATCACCGAGTGCTTCGTCGCCGGCAGGATCGCCGGCACCAACGCCGCGCGCGAGACGCCGTGGAGCTGA
- a CDS encoding peptidylprolyl isomerase codes for MAERKNPIVTMSTSMGAVRIELYADKAPITTQNFLDYVADGFYDGLIFHRVIPGFMIQGGGFDRQMKQKPTRPPIKNEAGNGLSNRTGSVAMARTSVIDSATAQFFINVSDNDFLDHRGDSAEEYGYAVFGRVIDGMDVVHRIEKVKTGNRGFHQDVPLEPVMIHSVQLEG; via the coding sequence ATGGCGGAGAGGAAAAATCCCATTGTCACGATGTCGACGAGCATGGGCGCGGTGCGCATCGAGCTCTACGCGGACAAGGCCCCGATCACGACGCAGAATTTCCTCGACTACGTCGCGGACGGCTTTTACGACGGGCTGATCTTTCACCGGGTGATCCCCGGCTTCATGATCCAGGGAGGAGGCTTCGACCGCCAGATGAAGCAAAAGCCCACGCGGCCGCCGATCAAGAACGAAGCCGGCAACGGGCTCTCAAACAGGACCGGGAGCGTGGCGATGGCCCGAACCTCGGTGATCGACAGCGCCACGGCGCAGTTCTTCATCAACGTCAGCGACAACGACTTTCTCGACCACCGCGGCGACTCGGCGGAAGAATACGGTTACGCCGTATTCGGCCGGGTCATCGACGGCATGGACGTGGTCCACAGGATCGAGAAGGTCAAGACCGGCAACCGCGGATTCCATCAGGACGTTCCCCTGGAGCCCGTGATGATCCATTCCGTCCAGCTCGAAGGCTGA
- a CDS encoding alpha/beta hydrolase, producing MFDFFTPTHPFGGQTLRLVAQAQQGGGDVFEIARTVARIEPGDKEGWEREWLARARATEARGRAALAAGHRRTAAEHLFRANQYYRMSDVFLTAERESDRAERFRKAQECFRAAAGLQRPPIEVIAVRCGSEEYDGYFCHPRDPAPGKWPAVLFIGGADSYAEEIYFGARPMIERGWAVLLVDTPGRGSSIYLKGIKTRPDYEVPGKACIDYLVSRPEVDPARIALMGISMAGYYAPRIAAHDTRVKALVAWSGCYSILEDLYDFCEHLQPTVRRLLGGVGHDEAREQLSAFTMKGIARNITCPTLISHGGEDRLMSVEGAKRLFEEIGARDKTLRIYGASDPAGRIHCSHDYWAENVPFMLDWLEERL from the coding sequence ATGTTCGACTTTTTCACCCCCACTCATCCCTTCGGCGGACAGACGCTCCGCCTCGTGGCCCAGGCGCAACAGGGCGGAGGCGACGTCTTCGAGATCGCCCGCACCGTCGCGCGGATCGAACCCGGGGACAAGGAAGGCTGGGAGCGCGAATGGCTTGCGCGCGCGCGTGCGACGGAGGCGCGGGGACGCGCCGCGCTCGCCGCCGGGCACCGGCGCACCGCCGCCGAGCATCTCTTTCGCGCCAACCAGTACTATCGCATGTCCGACGTGTTCCTCACCGCCGAACGGGAGAGCGATCGGGCGGAGCGCTTCCGCAAGGCGCAGGAATGCTTCCGCGCCGCGGCGGGCCTGCAACGCCCGCCGATCGAGGTGATCGCGGTGCGCTGCGGTTCGGAGGAGTACGACGGCTACTTCTGCCATCCTCGAGATCCGGCGCCGGGGAAGTGGCCCGCGGTGCTGTTTATCGGCGGCGCAGACTCCTATGCCGAGGAGATCTACTTCGGCGCGCGCCCGATGATCGAGCGCGGCTGGGCCGTGCTGCTGGTGGACACGCCCGGACGCGGCTCGTCGATCTATCTCAAGGGCATCAAGACCCGCCCCGACTACGAGGTTCCCGGCAAGGCCTGCATCGATTACCTCGTCTCCCGGCCCGAGGTCGACCCGGCGAGAATCGCGTTGATGGGCATCAGCATGGCGGGCTATTACGCTCCGCGCATTGCGGCGCACGACACGCGCGTCAAGGCTCTGGTGGCCTGGAGCGGCTGCTACAGCATCCTCGAGGACCTCTACGACTTCTGTGAGCATCTGCAGCCCACGGTACGCCGCCTGCTGGGCGGCGTCGGCCACGACGAGGCCCGGGAGCAGCTCAGCGCCTTCACCATGAAAGGGATCGCCCGCAACATCACCTGTCCGACGTTGATCTCCCACGGCGGCGAGGACCGCCTGATGAGCGTCGAGGGAGCGAAGCGCCTTTTCGAGGAGATCGGCGCGCGGGACAAGACCTTGAGGATCTACGGGGCCTCCGACCCTGCGGGCCGCATCCACTGCAGCCACGACTACTGGGCGGAAAACGTCCCGTTCATGCTCGACTGGCTCGAGGAACGGCTTTGA
- a CDS encoding dihydrodipicolinate synthase family protein, translating to MASDAKLEGILIPMPVAFRSDGAVDDKAVDALVDFYLAAGVQGFFPLGTHGQGMVLEIDERKTVAERIVRRVAGRAPVVLHVGTANTYSSIELARHGAGLGVAALGIVPPYYYPHDDYEVLAHYRAIARAVPGVPLFIYDNTETTRVHITPPKVLKIQEAIAPASTLAGIKVSFVPYEAVLGYVFALPPSIGVFPGAIFSLYSGYSLGVRGTIHPPSSPFPEICVALYHALKRGDAAEARRQHDLLARILHVIGRFVRTHGRGVFGEVMRLRGLPVERFPRWECAPFTEAERRSLKESLAEAGAPLA from the coding sequence ATGGCAAGTGACGCGAAGCTCGAAGGGATCCTGATCCCCATGCCCGTGGCCTTCCGGTCCGACGGCGCCGTGGACGACAAGGCCGTCGACGCCCTCGTCGATTTCTATCTCGCGGCCGGGGTCCAGGGATTTTTCCCGCTCGGCACGCACGGCCAGGGAATGGTCCTGGAGATCGACGAGCGCAAGACGGTCGCCGAGCGGATCGTGCGGCGCGTGGCCGGCCGCGCTCCCGTGGTCCTGCACGTGGGGACGGCGAACACGTACTCTTCGATCGAGCTGGCGAGGCACGGCGCCGGTCTGGGAGTCGCCGCCCTCGGGATCGTTCCGCCCTACTACTATCCGCACGACGACTACGAGGTGCTCGCCCACTACCGGGCCATCGCCCGCGCCGTACCCGGCGTGCCGCTTTTCATCTACGACAACACGGAAACCACCCGCGTGCACATCACGCCGCCCAAGGTGCTCAAGATCCAGGAGGCGATCGCTCCCGCGTCCACGCTGGCCGGCATCAAGGTGTCGTTCGTGCCGTACGAGGCGGTGCTCGGATACGTCTTCGCGCTCCCGCCGTCGATCGGCGTCTTTCCCGGCGCGATCTTCTCCCTCTACAGCGGCTATTCGCTCGGCGTCCGCGGCACCATCCATCCGCCGTCGAGCCCGTTTCCCGAAATTTGCGTCGCCCTGTACCACGCGCTCAAGCGAGGCGACGCCGCCGAGGCGCGCCGCCAGCACGACCTCCTCGCGAGGATCCTCCACGTGATCGGCCGTTTCGTCCGGACGCACGGGCGCGGCGTTTTCGGCGAGGTGATGCGCCTGCGCGGGCTGCCGGTCGAGCGCTTTCCCCGCTGGGAGTGCGCGCCGTTCACCGAGGCCGAGCGCCGGTCGCTGAAGGAAAGTCTGGCCGAAGCGGGGGCTCCCCTCGCGTAG
- a CDS encoding 2-oxoacid:acceptor oxidoreductase subunit alpha encodes MSRYDLSIGIGGAAGQGIATPGDILARLFVRRGLHLSAYNAYQSIIRGGHIFLTLRTSDEPVLSFGDKIDVLIALNQDTMDRHLRLMRSGSAVLYNADKIKPGNAEPGVQLCHFSVKELAPGVKGDLVQNTIALSALLRLIGVEFKVLEEIINVQFRRKGPTVIEENLAVARAGYEYAGSRFQPFPWPLPDTGKRLAFFEGNQALAMGGAAAGVRFYCAYPMSPSSGVLHWMARHARQLGIVVRQVEDEISVINMAIGAAHAGCRAMCATSGGGFALMSEALGSAAMMEIPVVCINVQRAGPATGVPTKTEQGDLWQVMGAGQGDYPRIIVAPTNIPDCFKTVPRLFNLVDRFQCPGIILSDLLLSEGRASVDPAELDFNVPIDRGEVIGLNGALAPDGGYKRYRLTESGVSPRALPGTPGYMHTVATDEHDEDGVLISDEYTNPHKRRAMHEKRMRKMQGILAEIEPPKLFGPEEAQVTLVGWGSTEGVIREAMQRLAADGIAANNLQVKWLVPFHGEAVTRLLTKGAKTIIVENNYSGQFARYLRSETGLAADGHIRKYDGEPFMPHHIVDGVKAILSGAQRVYVPVHEIMV; translated from the coding sequence ATGAGTCGATATGATCTGTCGATCGGGATCGGAGGAGCCGCCGGACAGGGTATCGCGACACCGGGAGACATCCTCGCCCGCCTGTTCGTCCGGCGCGGTCTTCACCTGAGCGCATACAACGCGTACCAGTCGATCATCCGAGGCGGTCACATCTTCCTGACTCTCAGGACCAGCGACGAGCCGGTCCTGAGCTTCGGCGACAAGATCGACGTCCTGATCGCGCTGAACCAGGACACGATGGACCGGCACCTGCGGCTGATGCGTTCCGGCTCGGCGGTGCTCTACAACGCGGACAAGATCAAGCCGGGCAATGCGGAGCCCGGCGTGCAGCTCTGCCACTTCTCGGTCAAGGAGCTGGCGCCCGGCGTGAAAGGAGACCTGGTACAGAACACGATCGCGCTTTCCGCCCTGCTGCGGCTGATCGGGGTGGAGTTCAAGGTTCTCGAGGAGATCATCAACGTGCAGTTCCGGCGCAAGGGGCCGACGGTGATCGAGGAGAACCTCGCCGTGGCGCGAGCCGGCTACGAGTACGCCGGCAGCCGATTCCAGCCTTTTCCGTGGCCGCTGCCGGATACGGGAAAGAGGCTGGCCTTTTTCGAAGGCAATCAGGCGCTGGCGATGGGCGGGGCGGCGGCGGGAGTGCGCTTCTACTGCGCCTATCCGATGAGCCCGTCGTCGGGCGTCCTGCACTGGATGGCGCGCCATGCGCGGCAGCTCGGGATCGTGGTACGCCAGGTCGAAGACGAGATCAGCGTCATCAACATGGCGATCGGCGCGGCGCATGCCGGCTGCCGGGCGATGTGCGCCACGTCGGGCGGCGGCTTCGCGCTGATGAGCGAGGCGCTCGGATCGGCGGCGATGATGGAAATCCCGGTGGTGTGCATCAACGTCCAGCGGGCCGGGCCGGCGACGGGCGTGCCGACGAAAACCGAGCAGGGCGATCTCTGGCAGGTGATGGGAGCGGGACAGGGGGACTATCCGCGCATCATCGTCGCGCCCACCAACATCCCCGACTGCTTCAAGACGGTGCCGCGGCTGTTCAACCTGGTGGACAGGTTCCAGTGCCCGGGGATCATCCTGTCCGACCTGCTGCTCTCGGAGGGCCGGGCGAGCGTCGATCCGGCGGAGCTGGACTTCAACGTACCGATCGACCGGGGGGAGGTCATCGGCCTCAACGGCGCTCTCGCGCCCGACGGAGGCTACAAGCGCTACCGGCTGACCGAAAGCGGGGTGTCGCCGCGCGCGCTGCCGGGAACTCCCGGCTACATGCACACGGTGGCGACGGACGAGCACGACGAGGACGGCGTGCTGATCAGCGACGAGTACACGAACCCGCACAAACGGCGGGCGATGCACGAGAAGCGGATGCGCAAGATGCAGGGAATTCTGGCGGAGATCGAGCCGCCGAAGCTGTTCGGGCCGGAGGAGGCGCAGGTGACGCTCGTCGGGTGGGGCTCGACGGAGGGGGTGATCCGCGAGGCGATGCAGCGGCTCGCCGCGGACGGCATCGCGGCGAACAACCTGCAGGTCAAGTGGCTGGTGCCTTTTCACGGCGAGGCGGTGACCCGGCTCCTGACGAAGGGGGCGAAGACGATCATCGTCGAGAACAATTACAGCGGCCAGTTCGCGCGCTATCTCCGGTCGGAGACCGGGCTGGCGGCCGACGGCCACATCCGGAAGTACGACGGCGAGCCTTTCA